CGCTTTCTCCTGCCAGAGCAATGATTTTACCTTCCTCAAATCTCAGATTAAGGTTCTGAAACAGCGGTTTTTCTTTGGTATGGGAGAAGTATAAATTGTTTATTTCTAATAGCATATTACAAATGTAAGGTTTTTATGAAAACATAATTTTTTTTATTATATTAGCAGAAGTAATAAAAATGTATCAAAAAATGAGAAAAAAACTGTTTTCATTAGCTATTCCCGCTTTATTTATCGCTGCTGTAGCGGTTTCTTGTAAAAAAGACAAGCCTCTTACAAGCGAAAGTAATGAAGTGACGACTACTAAAGACGGAAGCCAGTATACACTGGATACACTGAACAGTAAAGTGGAATGGAAAGGATATAAAGTATTCAAGTCGGAAAATACAAGCCATTTTGGAACCATAAAATTTGAAAGTGGTGATGTGACGGTAAAAGACGGAAAGCTTGAAAGCGGAAAATTTGTTGCTGATATGAACTCTTTAACCTCTGTAGATTTAAAAGATGATGCAGAAAGTTTAGGTAAATTAAACGGACATCTTAAGAGCGGGGATTTCTTTGAAGTAGAAAAATTTCCAACCTCCTCTTTTGAAATTACAAAAGTGGCGCCTACTACTGAAGGGGATTATAATACTTTATTAGATGGTAATTTAACGATCAAAGGAATTACAAAACCGGTTCAGTTTAAAGCTAATGTTTCTATAAAAGATGGAGAAGTAAGTGTTGCTACTGAGCCTAAGGATATCAAAAGAGAAGAGTTTGGAGTAAAATTCCAGGCCCCTGCTGAAAACGGAGTGATTAAAGATGAGGTAACCCTTCAGATCAACGTTAAAGCTTTAGAAAAGAAATAATTTTTTTATTTAAGTGAAATAAGTGATTGAAGTCTGCCTCCGAAAAAGGGGCAGATTTTTTTATGACAGATTCATTATTAAACTTAAAAACCGTATTTTTGCAAAACATTTTGAAAGGGTAAAACAATGATAGAAAAGATAGAAGAACTACTTACCGAGGTAAACGGCTTCAATGCCACATCAAAGGAGGAAATAGAAAACTTCCGAATCAAGTACAATGGGAAGAAAGGGGTTCTGAATGATTTTTATGAAACATTAAAGACAATTCCTAACGACCAGAAAAAAGATTTCGGACAGAAAATTAATACTTTGAAGCTGGCCGTTAACGGAAAACTGGAAGATCTGAAAGAAGCTTCCCAGTCTTCAATTATTGTTGAAAAAGAAGATCTTACAAGACCTGCTTTTCCTTTGGATTTGGGGTCAAGACATCCGATCAACCTGGTAAAAAACAGAATTATCGAAATTTTTAAGTCGATAGGTTTTGCTGTAGCCGATGGTCCTGAAATAGAAGACGACTGGCACAACTTTACAGCATTGAATCTTCCTGAATACCATCCGGCAAGAGATATGCAGGATACTTTCTTCATTGAGCAGAACCCTGATATTCTTTTAAGAACGCATACATCTTCTGTACAGATCCGTTATATGGAAGAAAACCAGCCGCCTATCAGAATTTTGTCTCCGGGAAGAGTGTTCAGAAATGAAGCGGTTTCTTCACGTTCACACTGTATTTTCCATCAGATTGAAGGATTATATATTGATGAAAACGTAAGCTTTGCAGATCTTAAGCAGACCATTCAGTTCTTCACTACAGAACTTTTCGGAAAATCAAAGATCAGAATGAGACCTTCGTATTTCCCGTTCACAGAACCGAGTGCTGAGATTGATGTATATTGGGGATTAAACTCTGAAACAGATTATAGAATCACCAAAGGTACAGGATGGCTTGAGATCATGGGATGCGGAATGGTAGACCCTGCCGTACTGAAAAATGTGAATATCGATGCTGAGAAATATTCAGGATATGCTTTCGGGATGGGTATTGAAAGAATCGTAATGCTTCTTTATCAGATGAGCGACATCCGAATGTTCTTTGAAAATGATATCAGAACTTTAGAACAGTTTAAAACATTATAAAAAATCAAACCTCCGGAATTTCCGGAGGTTTTTGTTTTTAATTACTGACCTAAGAAACAAAACGTAATTAAAAACGATCTTATTGAAAAATTACAACGTGTTTTTTTAAGGCTTCCGGGAAAAGCAACTTCTCCCGGCTCTTATTATTAAGACAATCGTCTTTCGCAAAATATTACATCCGGAATAAAAAAATGTCTGTAAAATTTTACAGACATTTTTTATAAAAAGTTACTCCTTTTATTTGGTAAACTTTAAAGGGTACTTTACATTTTTGTAATCATCGATACTTGCTTTCAGAGAGCCTACAGCCAGTTCAGCTTTCAATAACATAGGAACATGGTTGGCATCATTGGAAACCCACATCGTAACACCTTCTTTTTCCTTAAAAACTCTTCCGCTTTTTACGGACGGGATAATTTTCAGGCAGTTGATTTTCCCGAATTTTGTTTTCAGATCTTCTGTTCCGGTTACTTTCAGCTGGAAAGGGAACATTTCATCATCAATCCATACATTCATATTGATAACAGTGCCTACTTTCAGCTCACTGGGGCTTTTGCTTCTCAGATAATAAAAGCAGGAAAGCATATCCTGAACTCCTTTTACCGATTTAATCACTTTTGAACCGTTGGCCGGAGTTTTCTTATCCGTTAAGATCAAAGTATTATCGTTATGATTGAAAACAGTTTCAAAATGCTGGCGGTAGCTGCCTTCACGTACATTTCTTACATAAAAACTCGGCAGGCCGGTATGTATATTAATAAAGCTTTCATACAGATCTTCTACCTTAAAGAATGCCTTTACGGCACCCGTGGTTTGCCCTGTACCTTTCACATACAGATGGGGAACTCCCATATAGTTTGTGGTTTTGGTGGTAAGATTAGCTGTTCCGGCATTCAGGATGCCATAATGTATTCTGAGGGTAATAGATTCACCATCAGCGATATTATCAACCTGAGCATGGCCCAAAAAGAACAGGAATACTGCAAAAAGATTTAAAATTTTCTTCATGATATGACTTTTACAAAAACACTGCCAAATTTAAAAATACCGGATCTTTGAAGGTATTTGATAAATCTCAGGTTTTTATTTAGAATCAATTAAATATGCTTCGCATTAAAATTAGTAAATTTGCAGTTATATGTATAATTAAATTATCTTTTTATTATGATAACTACCGATATATTGATCATAGGTGCCGGACCTACCGGGCTTTTTGCTGTATTTGAAGCAGGATTATTGAAAATGAAGTGCCATATTATTGATGCACTTCCACAGCCGGGAGGACAGTTGGCCGAGCTTTATCCTAAAAAGCCTATTTTCGATATTCCGGGGTATCCTTCGGTAAATGCCGGAGAATTGGTTGATAATCTAATGGAACAGATCAAGCAGTTTCAACCTGGATTCACGTTGGGAGAGACCGCGGTTTCTTACACCAAGGTAGATGATGAATGGTTTGAAGTGATTACCAACAAAGGAACGGTTCACAGAGCAAAAGCTATCGCTATTGCAGGGGGGCTTGGAACATTTGAACCAAGAAAACCTACGATTGAGAATATCGCTGATTATGAAGAAAAAGGGCTTGAATATTTTGTAAAAGAGCCTGAGCACTTCAGAAATAAAAAAGTGGTGATCGCAGGAGGCGGAGATTCTGCTCTTGACTGGAGTATTTTCCTTTCTAATGTTGCCAGTGAAGTTACTTTGATTCACAGAAGAAATGAGTTCAGAGGAGCTCTTGATTCCGTAGAAAAAGTTCAGGACCTTAAAAATCAGGGAAAAATCAAGTTGATTACTCCTGCTGAAGTTACTGGTATTAAAGGTGAAGGTAAAGTGGAAGCCATTACGGTAGAAGTAGAAGGTCAGGAGGCTTATGATATTGAAACAGACTATTTCATTCCTTTATTCGGTCTTACTCCAAAATTGGGAGAAATCGGAAACTGGGGATTAAATATCGAAAAAAATGCGATTGTAGTCAACAATGCTCTGGATTATCAGACCAATATCGATGGTATCTATGCCATTGGTGATATCAATACCTATCCTGGTAAATTAAAGCTGATTCTTTGTGGATTCCACGAAGCTACTTTAATGTGTCAGAGTGTATACAACAGATTAAATCCTGGGAAAAAATTCGTTCTGAAATATACAACAGTAAGTGGGGTAGACGGATTTGACGGAAGCCGTAAAGAAGCTGAGAAGGCAGTTGTTAAAAAAATTGACTAAATTTGCTGCAGGGAAAATGATGGTATCAGAAATAAAAAATCTGTTTGTCATTAACTATTAACCAGCAATTATCAGTAAATGAACGATATCAATATTAAAATCACCGATAGAGAAGGAGTAACCCACGATGTAGTAGCCCCTACGGATATGTCTATGAACCTCATGGAAATCATCCGTTCCTATGAACTGGCCGAAGAAGGAACCATTGGTGTATGCGGAGGAATGGCTATGTGTGCTTCATGCCAGGTATATGTAATCAACGATCCGGGGCTTGAGCCAATGGGTGCCGAAGAAGACGCCATGCTTGCAGAAGCTTTCCATGTAAAGGATAACAGTAGACTGGGATGCCAGCTGCACATCGTTAATGAAATGGAAGGATTGGAAGTAGAAATCGCTCCTTATCCTTAAGAATATTTTAAATTTAATTAATATAAAAACCTCCTGAAGATTTTCTTCGGGAGGTTTTGTTTATGCTAAAAAAGCTATTATCTGTAATCTGAAAAATAAATTGTTCCAAAATCTTTAACCGTTTGAACTTTTGTTTTACTTTCAACTTCCCCATTTTTATAGGATTCAGATATTCTAACTTCTTTGTGAAGAATGAAATTATTTGAAAGTTTATCATACTTAAAAGTAATTTTTTTTTTCATTTTTGTCCCTTCTGGAACCAATTGGTAGGCTAGAATAATAGAAAAACTATTCTTTCTAATTTTTAAATCCTTGAAAGGATCTGTGAGATCTTCATTACAGTCTGAACAAGGCACAATATTATTGTTTGATGTAGAAAATGAAGATGTTCCGTCTTTTTGTAACAAGTCTATTCTTACAATTCTACAGTTCATATCATCATGATCTCCAATATAATTATTTTTACATTTAACGCTTTCAATTTCTATATTGTCAGGAATTTTATCATTATTCAGATCATTTGTATATTCTTTGAAGATGTATCTTGATTTTTGCGCCTTACAAAAATTATTTAAAAGGAATGAAGAGAATAATATCAATATAAATTTAATCATCATTTATCAATCATTATTTTAAACTTTATCCTTCGAAATCCACTTACCAACTGTAGGTGCCTGATAGTTTCTCATCTTTTCCAAAAGTTCTTCGATGTTTCCACTTATCAAAAGCATATCCAGGTTCACCTGCTTTAAAAAACCTTTATCCACCATGGTCTGAACCAGTTTTATTAAGTCATCATAAAACCCGTCAATATTAAGAATCCCAATGGGTTTTTTGTGAAGACCAAGCTGTGCCCAGGTGATCATTTCGAAGAACTCTTCCAACGTTCCATAACCTCCGGGAAGGACGATAACACCATCACAAAGCTCATTCATTTTAGTCTTTCTCTCATGCATGGTTTCTACAAGAATAAGCTCTGTTAAATTTTTATGGGCGATTTCTTTTGATTTTAAAAACTGAGGAAGAACGCCGGTCACTTTTCCGTTTTCACTTAAGGCTCCGTTGGCTATTGTTCCCATTAAACCGGTCTCCGAGCCTCCATATACAAGCTGTATGCCTTGTTTGGCCAATGTTTTGCCCAATAAAAAGGCCTGTTCTTCATAGATTTTATCCGAGCCGAAGCTTGACCCGCAAAATACGGTGATACTTTTCATCATTGAATGAGTTTAAAATTAAAAATATCCAAAATCATAAGACTTTGGATATTCAATATAACAATATTATTTGATTTATTTCAAAGGGATATTCGCTAAAATATCTTTTGTAAAGCTCCAGAACTTCTGTGCTGAAGGAATATTTGCTTTCTCATCAGGAGAGTGCGCTCCTCTGATCGTAGGTCCGAAGCTTACCATTTCCATTGCTGGGTAATTAGCTCCGATGATTCCGCATTCCAGTCCTGCGTGGCAAGCTACTACATGAGGTTTTTCTCCGAATTTTTCTGTGTACAGCTTTTCCATTATCTGAACGATCTCAGAACCCGGCTTAGGCTTCCATCCCGGATAAGATCCGCTGAA
This region of Chryseobacterium vaccae genomic DNA includes:
- a CDS encoding YceI family protein, encoding MRKKLFSLAIPALFIAAVAVSCKKDKPLTSESNEVTTTKDGSQYTLDTLNSKVEWKGYKVFKSENTSHFGTIKFESGDVTVKDGKLESGKFVADMNSLTSVDLKDDAESLGKLNGHLKSGDFFEVEKFPTSSFEITKVAPTTEGDYNTLLDGNLTIKGITKPVQFKANVSIKDGEVSVATEPKDIKREEFGVKFQAPAENGVIKDEVTLQINVKALEKK
- a CDS encoding LOG family protein, which encodes MKSITVFCGSSFGSDKIYEEQAFLLGKTLAKQGIQLVYGGSETGLMGTIANGALSENGKVTGVLPQFLKSKEIAHKNLTELILVETMHERKTKMNELCDGVIVLPGGYGTLEEFFEMITWAQLGLHKKPIGILNIDGFYDDLIKLVQTMVDKGFLKQVNLDMLLISGNIEELLEKMRNYQAPTVGKWISKDKV
- a CDS encoding NAD(P)/FAD-dependent oxidoreductase, encoding MITTDILIIGAGPTGLFAVFEAGLLKMKCHIIDALPQPGGQLAELYPKKPIFDIPGYPSVNAGELVDNLMEQIKQFQPGFTLGETAVSYTKVDDEWFEVITNKGTVHRAKAIAIAGGLGTFEPRKPTIENIADYEEKGLEYFVKEPEHFRNKKVVIAGGGDSALDWSIFLSNVASEVTLIHRRNEFRGALDSVEKVQDLKNQGKIKLITPAEVTGIKGEGKVEAITVEVEGQEAYDIETDYFIPLFGLTPKLGEIGNWGLNIEKNAIVVNNALDYQTNIDGIYAIGDINTYPGKLKLILCGFHEATLMCQSVYNRLNPGKKFVLKYTTVSGVDGFDGSRKEAEKAVVKKID
- a CDS encoding 2Fe-2S iron-sulfur cluster-binding family protein, with protein sequence MNDINIKITDREGVTHDVVAPTDMSMNLMEIIRSYELAEEGTIGVCGGMAMCASCQVYVINDPGLEPMGAEEDAMLAEAFHVKDNSRLGCQLHIVNEMEGLEVEIAPYP
- the pheS gene encoding phenylalanine--tRNA ligase subunit alpha, with protein sequence MIEKIEELLTEVNGFNATSKEEIENFRIKYNGKKGVLNDFYETLKTIPNDQKKDFGQKINTLKLAVNGKLEDLKEASQSSIIVEKEDLTRPAFPLDLGSRHPINLVKNRIIEIFKSIGFAVADGPEIEDDWHNFTALNLPEYHPARDMQDTFFIEQNPDILLRTHTSSVQIRYMEENQPPIRILSPGRVFRNEAVSSRSHCIFHQIEGLYIDENVSFADLKQTIQFFTTELFGKSKIRMRPSYFPFTEPSAEIDVYWGLNSETDYRITKGTGWLEIMGCGMVDPAVLKNVNIDAEKYSGYAFGMGIERIVMLLYQMSDIRMFFENDIRTLEQFKTL
- a CDS encoding DUF3108 domain-containing protein, translating into MKKILNLFAVFLFFLGHAQVDNIADGESITLRIHYGILNAGTANLTTKTTNYMGVPHLYVKGTGQTTGAVKAFFKVEDLYESFINIHTGLPSFYVRNVREGSYRQHFETVFNHNDNTLILTDKKTPANGSKVIKSVKGVQDMLSCFYYLRSKSPSELKVGTVINMNVWIDDEMFPFQLKVTGTEDLKTKFGKINCLKIIPSVKSGRVFKEKEGVTMWVSNDANHVPMLLKAELAVGSLKASIDDYKNVKYPLKFTK